One Coprothermobacter sp. genomic window carries:
- a CDS encoding Holliday junction resolvase RuvX: protein MADGPSGTKVMLCVDVGGRHIGLARTVGDVGTAFPAGSIDMGLPAATARIVVDRVVLEGAGCLVVGLPLGLDGTDSMQTRKVRRFVGFIRKELAARSLNKEVRVELVDERLSSVAVGRAAASEGLSGSAGRAGKDQWEAVYILQGYLDRTAPEPGEGG from the coding sequence TTGGCTGACGGTCCATCCGGCACGAAGGTCATGCTCTGTGTTGACGTCGGCGGGCGCCACATCGGCCTTGCCCGGACGGTAGGGGATGTGGGGACGGCCTTCCCTGCCGGCTCGATCGACATGGGGCTGCCGGCCGCAACGGCACGGATCGTGGTGGACCGTGTCGTGCTTGAGGGTGCGGGTTGTCTGGTCGTCGGCTTGCCGCTTGGGCTGGACGGAACGGACTCCATGCAGACGCGCAAGGTACGGCGGTTCGTGGGTTTCATCCGCAAGGAGCTGGCTGCAAGGAGTCTCAACAAGGAGGTGCGCGTCGAGCTGGTGGACGAGCGCCTGTCGTCGGTGGCCGTCGGACGGGCCGCGGCGAGCGAGGGGCTGTCGGGTTCCGCAGGCCGTGCCGGCAAGGATCAATGGGAGGCGGTCTATATCCTGCAGGGCTATCTCGACCGCACTGCACCGGAGCCGGGCGAAGGCGGCTGA
- a CDS encoding endolytic transglycosylase MltG — protein sequence MDEGTQNTPEVTEPTTSPVPRGVPVRAARVVGVLLITAIIAGAVGWVRFTRIVPVEGPDAYVDVHPGDSVTAVSERVFALGMTSGPQALRWYWRLRRGGSLREGRYVLKGLGDMEALYQQVASGSPLTARVTFPEGYTVHQMAARLQEQAGITADEFLKAARDGQGTLLEGHLFPDTYEFLYAGDATEVVARMLGRFADMVPSDWGAQAAKRGLTGGELVTVASIVEREARYDADRPLVASVIFNRLADKMLLQMDATLGYVLPSHDGFYSYEELKDNSPYNTYVHPGLPPTPICNPGLASLNAAAHAPASTYYYFLAKPDGHCVFARTFAEHARNMRLYLPGGN from the coding sequence ATGGACGAAGGCACGCAGAACACGCCTGAGGTCACAGAGCCCACCACCAGTCCAGTGCCGCGTGGCGTACCGGTGAGGGCCGCGCGCGTCGTCGGCGTCCTGCTGATTACCGCCATCATCGCCGGTGCGGTCGGCTGGGTGCGATTCACGCGCATTGTGCCGGTAGAAGGGCCAGACGCGTATGTCGACGTCCACCCCGGGGACAGCGTGACCGCGGTGAGCGAGCGGGTCTTTGCACTCGGCATGACGTCCGGCCCCCAGGCTCTGCGCTGGTACTGGCGGCTGAGACGCGGCGGCTCACTGCGCGAGGGGCGCTATGTGCTCAAGGGTCTTGGTGACATGGAAGCGTTGTACCAGCAGGTTGCGTCGGGTTCGCCTCTCACGGCGCGCGTGACGTTCCCCGAGGGCTACACGGTCCATCAGATGGCCGCGCGCCTCCAGGAACAGGCCGGCATCACGGCTGATGAGTTTCTGAAAGCCGCCAGAGACGGCCAGGGCACGCTCCTTGAGGGGCACCTGTTCCCCGATACGTACGAATTCCTGTATGCGGGTGACGCCACAGAGGTTGTCGCGCGTATGCTCGGCAGGTTCGCCGACATGGTCCCTTCGGACTGGGGAGCTCAGGCGGCGAAGCGTGGCCTGACGGGGGGAGAGCTGGTCACCGTCGCCTCCATCGTCGAGCGGGAAGCCAGGTATGACGCGGACCGCCCGCTGGTCGCCAGCGTCATCTTCAACCGTCTGGCGGACAAGATGCTGCTCCAGATGGATGCCACGCTCGGGTATGTCCTTCCCAGCCACGACGGCTTCTACTCGTATGAAGAGCTGAAGGACAACTCGCCCTACAACACGTATGTTCACCCTGGCCTGCCGCCGACTCCCATCTGCAATCCGGGCCTGGCGTCGCTGAATGCTGCGGCGCATGCCCCGGCAAGCACCTACTACTACTTCCTGGCCAAGCCTGACGGTCACTGTGTCTTCGCGCGAACCTTCGCCGAACACGCCCGCAATATGCGATTGTATCTCCCTGGAGGCAATTGA
- a CDS encoding alanine--tRNA ligase, with protein MNSADIREGYLRFFEGYDHLRLPSAPLLSPDPTLLFTAAGMVPLKQYYLGEVTPPSLRMTSDQKCIRTNDIERVGRTARHHTFFEMLGNFSIGNYFKDEAIAMAYEFSTKVLGLSADRIWVTIYEEDLQTADIWQKVGIPRERIVPMGADDNFWTMGPVGPCGPCSELYIDRGVRHPGDENQQMGDEGDRFLEYWNLVFTQFDRQPDGSLKPLARKNIDTGLGLERMTSIMEETDTDFETDGFRPIIQTVADLSHQEYGTDPRVTARMKTIADHVRACTFLMAENLLPSNEKQGYVLRRLLRRSQALGRMIGIEGAFMGKVADTVIDVMKGPFPELVAEGERIKGDMEIEEQRFDHTLREGLVEFTKAVDAVRQDGSDTLPGKTAFYLHDTMGFPVELTADLLRDAGLNLDREGFDALLNDQRHGGSESSGVEEASRERTGYVKLRGTVGSSHFVGYETLSAEAVVTGLLKDGEAASSAKVGDHIGLILSSTPFYGEKGGQVGDTGFITTPGARFEVMDTRTPVEGLIIHEGILVEGAIAAGDTARAEVDPERRKAIARAHTATHLLQAALRSIDATVQQKGSKVMPDEFHFDFSFRGSLGADDRKALEEKVLGFITSNAAVRTDVMPIEEARKTGALAFFGEKYGAAVRVVAVDGISKELCGGTHVTATGDIGFLHIRFIRSIGTDTKRIEASVGMGALREFWAYQEGMEQAAGTLGCGPVPAEVTRAVEDLTGVVKERDRRIEGLIAAATDRRVRDLIAQPATIKGQPVVVATFEGLTAEALRSAGDMAEQQLGDGVFIGMLSGGDGFTVIKVFGTAGATFSARGIFKALTDKYGGKGGGNDRMCQGRIAGLPTAEELEALLG; from the coding sequence GTGAACTCAGCCGATATTCGAGAAGGTTATCTCCGGTTTTTCGAGGGATACGACCACCTGAGACTCCCCAGCGCTCCCTTGCTTTCGCCTGACCCGACCCTGCTCTTTACCGCAGCCGGCATGGTCCCGCTGAAGCAGTACTATCTGGGGGAGGTCACTCCTCCCAGCCTGCGCATGACGTCGGACCAGAAATGCATCCGTACGAACGACATCGAGCGGGTCGGCCGGACGGCGCGCCACCATACCTTCTTCGAGATGCTGGGCAACTTCTCCATCGGCAACTACTTCAAGGACGAGGCCATCGCGATGGCGTATGAGTTCTCGACCAAGGTCCTCGGCCTGTCGGCCGACCGCATCTGGGTAACTATATATGAGGAAGACCTCCAGACCGCAGATATCTGGCAGAAGGTCGGCATCCCGCGCGAGCGGATCGTGCCGATGGGCGCTGACGACAATTTCTGGACCATGGGCCCCGTCGGCCCGTGCGGCCCCTGCAGCGAGCTGTACATCGACCGTGGCGTGCGTCACCCGGGCGACGAGAACCAGCAGATGGGCGATGAGGGGGACCGGTTCCTCGAGTACTGGAACCTGGTGTTTACGCAGTTCGACCGGCAGCCCGATGGCTCGTTGAAGCCGCTTGCCCGCAAGAACATCGACACCGGACTGGGCCTCGAGCGCATGACGAGCATCATGGAGGAGACCGACACCGACTTTGAGACGGACGGGTTCCGGCCCATCATCCAGACCGTGGCAGACTTGTCACACCAGGAATATGGGACGGATCCGCGGGTGACGGCCCGCATGAAGACCATCGCCGACCACGTGCGCGCCTGCACGTTCCTCATGGCCGAGAACCTCCTGCCCAGCAATGAGAAGCAGGGCTATGTCCTGCGCCGCCTCCTGCGTCGTTCTCAGGCGCTGGGTCGGATGATCGGCATCGAAGGCGCCTTCATGGGCAAGGTCGCGGACACGGTGATCGACGTCATGAAGGGTCCGTTCCCCGAGCTGGTCGCTGAAGGTGAGCGCATCAAGGGCGACATGGAGATCGAGGAGCAGCGGTTTGACCACACGCTCCGGGAGGGACTGGTCGAGTTCACCAAGGCGGTCGACGCGGTGCGCCAGGACGGGAGCGACACCTTGCCCGGTAAGACTGCGTTCTACCTGCACGACACGATGGGCTTCCCGGTCGAACTGACGGCTGACCTCCTGCGGGACGCCGGACTCAACCTGGACCGCGAAGGCTTCGACGCCCTGCTGAACGACCAGCGCCATGGCGGCAGCGAGTCGTCGGGTGTCGAAGAGGCAAGCCGTGAACGGACCGGGTACGTCAAGCTGAGAGGAACGGTCGGCAGTTCGCATTTCGTCGGCTATGAAACGCTGTCGGCCGAGGCTGTGGTCACGGGCCTCCTGAAGGACGGCGAAGCCGCCAGCAGTGCCAAGGTGGGCGATCATATCGGGCTCATCCTTTCGTCGACCCCGTTCTACGGCGAGAAGGGCGGCCAGGTCGGCGACACAGGTTTCATCACGACGCCGGGTGCGCGCTTCGAGGTCATGGACACCAGGACGCCCGTGGAAGGGTTGATCATCCACGAAGGCATCCTGGTCGAAGGCGCCATCGCCGCGGGAGACACCGCGCGCGCCGAAGTGGACCCGGAGCGGCGGAAGGCGATCGCACGGGCTCATACGGCGACCCACCTCCTTCAGGCCGCCCTGCGGTCCATCGACGCGACCGTCCAGCAGAAGGGTTCCAAGGTCATGCCCGACGAGTTCCATTTCGACTTCAGTTTCCGCGGCAGCCTCGGCGCGGACGACCGCAAAGCCCTGGAAGAGAAGGTGCTGGGGTTCATCACGTCCAACGCTGCGGTGCGGACCGACGTCATGCCCATCGAGGAAGCGCGCAAAACGGGCGCGTTGGCGTTCTTTGGCGAGAAGTACGGCGCGGCTGTGCGCGTGGTTGCCGTCGACGGCATCTCGAAGGAGCTGTGTGGCGGCACGCACGTCACCGCGACGGGCGATATCGGCTTCCTGCACATCCGTTTCATCCGCAGCATCGGGACGGACACCAAGCGCATCGAGGCTTCCGTCGGGATGGGCGCCCTTCGTGAGTTCTGGGCGTACCAGGAGGGGATGGAGCAGGCCGCAGGGACACTGGGCTGTGGACCTGTTCCGGCAGAGGTGACGCGCGCGGTGGAAGACCTCACGGGCGTTGTCAAGGAACGCGACCGCCGCATCGAAGGGCTCATCGCCGCTGCGACCGACCGCCGTGTGCGCGACCTGATCGCCCAGCCGGCGACCATCAAGGGCCAGCCGGTCGTCGTGGCCACGTTCGAAGGTCTGACAGCCGAAGCCCTGCGCAGTGCGGGCGACATGGCCGAGCAGCAGCTGGGGGACGGCGTATTCATCGGCATGCTCTCCGGCGGAGACGGCTTCACCGTCATCAAGGTGTTCGGCACGGCCGGCGCGACGTTCTCGGCACGCGGCATCTTCAAGGCCTTGACCGACAAGTACGGTGGCAAGGGTGGTGGCAACGACCGCATGTGCCAGGGCCGTATCGCAGGCCTGCCGACCGCAGAGGAACTGGAGGCACTGCTTGGCTGA